AGCAGAAAAAGCGGATAAAGGAGGTGAGGAAAAAATTGTATTCGAAACGAAATTAAAAAACAACGAAGTCTATTTAAAAGTCAATGTAAATGAACCCAACGGGTTATGCCAGTTTAGTTACAGTGAAAACGGAAAAAACTTCATACAGGCAGGCGACGTTTTTCAGGCCAAACCCGGAAAATGGATCGGAGCAAAGGTAGGATTATACAGCATAAGCACAGAAAAAGCACCACGAGGAGGCTATGCCGATTTTGACTGGTTCAGGATTACAAAGAAATAAATTAAGCTGGAAAACGCTAACCCCCTAAGCCGTTAAAATACGCACAATTATACGGTGCAAAAATTTCATCTGCAATAAAATTGAAAACCACTAAAACTGCCGAAAATCTTTGATTTTCTTGAGCCTTAAAACAGGACAAAGAATAAAAAGCACTTACGCTTTTGCGATAACCAACAAAAAAATCATGAAGAAAACAATATACAAAACCGCTTCAATTTTATTCAGTATAGCCCTGTTATCAGCGTGCCAGTCACAAGACAAAGCCCAAAAAGCCACAGCAAAACCGAATAAAAAAGTAACCCACATCTACCTCATCGGAGACTCCACAATGGCAGATTACGCAGGAGATTACGATCCCGGAAAAGATTATATGAAGGTAAGATACCCTATTACAGGTTGGGGGCAGGTTTTTCAGCCTTTTTTTGTGAAAGATAGCCTAGCTTCTCTGAAACCTGCTATCACAACAGATTCCGTAGCAGTTATTGACAGGGCCCATGGCGGAAGAAGTACCCGTACATTTTTTCAGGAAGGAAGATGGCGGTATGTTTATGAGCACCTTCAGCCCAAAGACTATGTGATCATGCAGTTTGGGCATAACGATAGTTCCGAAAAGCATCCTGAACGTTATGTAAACATTCAGGGATACAAAGAATTTCTAAGGCTATTTGTTACCCAGACAAGAGAAAAAGGAGGAAATCCCGTTATAGTAACACCTGTAGCAAGAAACTACCCCTGGAAAGAAGGAAAACTGAACAATGCACATGGAGAATACTGGCAGGCTCCAATTGATATTGCCAAAGAAATGAATGTCCCATACATTGATCTCAATAAACTATCGATGGAATATTTCACCTCAAAAGGACAGGATTTCACTACCAACAACTACTTTATGAATCTTCCTGAAAATCTTTACGAAGCTTATCCAAAAGGACAGAAAGACAATACTCATTTTCAGCCTGAAGGGGCAAAAGTAGTTGCATCACTGGTTTATAAAGAATTTAAAAATTTAATTAAAACTCAAAAAAAATAATATGAAGAAGTCTCTTACCATTATCGGCTTAGCCGCAGCAATGATGTTTTCCGGACAACTATTTGCCCAGAATCTGGATATTTATAAAAACATTGAGTTTACCATGCCTCAGGTTGCCGAAACTTCTTTTCCTGCCAACACCGTATCCATCACACAATTTGGAGGGGTTGCGGGGGGAAATGTGAAAAATACGCTGGCTTTTAAAAAAGCGATTGATGATCTAAGCAAAAAAGGTGGCGGAAAACTGGTTGTTCCCAGAGGAATGTGGCTAACCGGCCCCATCGAACTGAAAAGCAACATCAATCTCCATGTAGAAGAAGGTGCATTCCTTATTTTCAGTAAAGATAAAGATGACTATCCCCTGGTAGACGTAAGTTTTGAAGGAGTAAATACCGTTCGCTGCCAGTCCCCTATTTCAGCTAAAAATGCTTCTAATATTGCCATCACGGGAAAAGGGGTCATTGATGGAAGCGGTGATGCCTGGAGAGCTATCAAGAAAAGTAAAGTAGCAGAAACCGAATGGAAAGAAATCATCAAATCTGGTGGAATATTATCTTCTGACGGCAAAAACTGGTATCCATCAGAAAGTTATAAAAAAGGATTTGAAAGCAGCTCAAACTTCAATGTTCCGGACAAAATATCCAAAAATGAACTGACCACTGTAAAGGATTTCCTGCGTCCGGTGATGGTAAGCCTGGTAAGTTGCGACAAAGTATTGCTGGATGGTCCTACTTTCCAGAATTCCCCGGCATGGAATCTTCATCCGTTGATGTGTTCCAATGTGATTTTAAGAAATCTTACCGTGAGAAATCCATGGTTTTCGCAAAACGGTGACGGTGTAGACCTGGAGTCCTGCAAAAACGTACTGATCCATGACAATACATTCGATGTGGGAGACGATGCAATCTGCATCAAATCAGGAAAAAATGAAGACGGAAGAAAAAGAGCAATGCCAACAGAAAATGTGATCATTAAAAATAATATTGTCTATCACGGCCATGGAGGATTTGTGGTAGGAAGTGAAATGTCCGGTGGTGCAAGAAATATTCATGTTTCCGACTGTACATTTATCGGGACGGATATCGGACTTCGTTTTAAAACTACCCGTGGAAGAGG
This genomic window from Chryseobacterium sp. MEBOG06 contains:
- a CDS encoding rhamnogalacturonan acetylesterase — protein: MKKTIYKTASILFSIALLSACQSQDKAQKATAKPNKKVTHIYLIGDSTMADYAGDYDPGKDYMKVRYPITGWGQVFQPFFVKDSLASLKPAITTDSVAVIDRAHGGRSTRTFFQEGRWRYVYEHLQPKDYVIMQFGHNDSSEKHPERYVNIQGYKEFLRLFVTQTREKGGNPVIVTPVARNYPWKEGKLNNAHGEYWQAPIDIAKEMNVPYIDLNKLSMEYFTSKGQDFTTNNYFMNLPENLYEAYPKGQKDNTHFQPEGAKVVASLVYKEFKNLIKTQKK
- a CDS encoding glycoside hydrolase family 28 protein produces the protein MKKSLTIIGLAAAMMFSGQLFAQNLDIYKNIEFTMPQVAETSFPANTVSITQFGGVAGGNVKNTLAFKKAIDDLSKKGGGKLVVPRGMWLTGPIELKSNINLHVEEGAFLIFSKDKDDYPLVDVSFEGVNTVRCQSPISAKNASNIAITGKGVIDGSGDAWRAIKKSKVAETEWKEIIKSGGILSSDGKNWYPSESYKKGFESSSNFNVPDKISKNELTTVKDFLRPVMVSLVSCDKVLLDGPTFQNSPAWNLHPLMCSNVILRNLTVRNPWFSQNGDGVDLESCKNVLIHDNTFDVGDDAICIKSGKNEDGRKRAMPTENVIIKNNIVYHGHGGFVVGSEMSGGARNIHVSDCTFIGTDIGLRFKTTRGRGGIVENIYIKNIDMINIPTQTIGFNMFYEGASPVLEDGQKQEGNKTPEKIYPVTEETPIFRNIYFKNINAVNSYEAITLVGLAEMNLKNIIIEDSKFDTKKALTIVDADGIQLKNVTLKYTEGTGATVYNSKNINLSTVKFESSNKPYIKISGSKTGTVLLPKEATADKNAFSVATDISKNAVK